A section of the Trichomycterus rosablanca isolate fTriRos1 chromosome 6, fTriRos1.hap1, whole genome shotgun sequence genome encodes:
- the c6h17orf67 gene encoding LOW QUALITY PROTEIN: uncharacterized protein C17orf67 homolog (The sequence of the model RefSeq protein was modified relative to this genomic sequence to represent the inferred CDS: substituted 1 base at 1 genomic stop codon): MKLLVLLLCVVLLTFCAEANPVIKXSFAKQLLRSKRQKPGYPDEPMREHLLYLQHLELRARETNIENWLNPHCYPRCDRNYGYPV; the protein is encoded by the exons ATgaagctgctggtgttgctgctCTGCGTGGTCCTACTGACCTTCTGCGcag AAGCCAATCCTGTGATCAAATAAAGTTTTGCTAAACAACTTCTTCGCAGTAAGAGACAGAAGCCAGGCTACCCTGACGAGCCTATGAGG gAGCACTTGTTGTATTTGCAGCATTTGGAACTGAGAGCTCGTGAAACCAATATAGAAAACTGGTTGAACCCTCACTGCTATCCTCGTTGTGACCGTAACTATGGTTACCCAGTTTGA
- the cbx8b gene encoding chromobox protein homolog 8b, whose translation MELSAVGERVFAAESIIKRRIRRGRMEYLVKWKGWSSKYSTWEPEENILDSRLFAAFEEREREREMFGPKKRGPKLKTFLLKAQAKAKTRSYEFRGESSRSIRVTYLNSEPLVTPRAREGLRAVVPTIFPPSTVNRGESVRPVSSELSRDHRHRDLQSPNPMNPLDGIIRVPKKRGRKPKLWFREGYANAQHLEKCKMDDSMSGIPSKMARLELGEDDEDRQKAKVQRHQNSPFHPRTVTSVDWRGTRDHCKPRENSNHFYHKHMKYLKHINNQHNQPSLIAKIPMARIHGTTERQDKVEQKREEEDVWRPCFSNLETVTITDVTTNFLTVTIKESSTDEGFFKDNR comes from the exons ATGGAGCTGTCTGCCGTTGGAGAGCGCGTGTTCGCCGCCGAGTCCATCATCAAACGGAGGATCAGAAGA GGTCGAATGGAATATCTGGTCAAATGGAAGGGTTGGTCATCCAA GTACAGTACATGGGAACCAGAAGAAAATATCCTGGATTCACGTCTTTTTGCTGCTTTTGAAGAAAG GGAACGTGAACGGGAAATGTTTGGACCCAAAAAGAGAGGACCGAAGCTCAAGACATTTCTTCTAAAG GCCCAGGCAAAAGCTAAAACAAGGTCTTACGAGTTCCGTGGTGAGTCTTCACGCAGCATTCGTGTGACCTACCTGAACTCGGAGCCTTTGGTAACACCAAGAGCCAGAGAGGGTCTCCGTGCTGTTGTTCCAACCATCTTCCCCCCCAGTACAGTAAACCGAGGAGAGAGCGTTCGTCCTGTCTCTTCAGAACTGTCTCGAGACCATCGTCACAGAGACCTTCAATCTCCAAATCCTATGAACCCTTTAGATGGGATCATTCGTGTGCCCAAGAAACGAGGTCGGAAACCCAAACTGTGGTTTAGGGAGGGTTATGCAAATGCTCAGCActtggaaaaatgcaaaatggaTGATTCCATGTCTGGAATCCCATCTAAAATGGCACGTCTGGAACTCGGGGAAGATGATGAGGACAGACAAAAAGCAAAGGTCCAAAGGCACCAGAATTCTCCTTTTCACCCCAGGACAGTTACTTCTGTAGACTGGAGAGGAACACGTGACCATTGCAAGCCTAGGGAAAATTCAAATCATTTTTACCACAAGCATATGAAGTACCTTAAACACATTAACAATCAGCATAATCAGCCATCTCTTATCGCCAAGATTCCTATGGCACGAATACATGGCACAACAGAGAGGCAAGACAAAGTAGAACAAAAACGAGAGGAGGAAGATGTATGGAGGCCCTGCTTCAGCAACCTAGAGACGGTCACAATCACTGATGTGACGACAAACTTTTTAACAGTGACCATCAAAGAGAGCAGCACAGATGAAGGATTCTTTAAAGACAACAGATGA
- the LOC134316853 gene encoding E3 SUMO-protein ligase CBX4-like isoform X2, whose amino-acid sequence MGYRKRGPKPKHLLTQLPSFALRSNVLSGLQKASQDNVVSMKPTTDAKQMHQFELNSRKQHQYQQVCRESPDDVLSTSKRKHFYQLNSKKHHHYQPDPKQYQSMKEALTPECLDLQQKQIEDTDLGCLRNVKDNSKEDKKLMGESGYQSEFAEDGLKSVNETSSKLKIVKNKNKNGRIVIVMSKYMENGKQVQNGEDKVLGSETNSTNGTMDTTKHLDRNGFNNTEPPNSGFMHGLIHPDSATSVQTNRAEDSQNLKLPDGEPVQLTIPKDLTKGSQKRRHSDPVSDPGQAKRFLNCRSISAPHTNTSHHASKSMHVSGHQNSTLDFLNGCQDEPIDLSCARVRDTRNSSADTQINGNPKPNEKKAVPSQQVSEPSASFSPFLGNIIITDITANCLTVTFKEYVTV is encoded by the exons ATGGGTTACCGCAAGAGAGGTCCAAAACCAAAGCACCTCCTCACACAG CTTCCGTCATTTGCTCTGAGATCCAACGTTCTCTCCGGCCTCCAGAAAGCATCACAGGATAATGTGGTCTCGATGAAACCAACCACGGATGCAAAGCAGATGCATCAGTTTGAGCTGAACAGCAGGAAGCAACACCAGTACCAGCAGGTCTGCAGAGAAAGCCCAGATGATGTTCTGTCTACCAGCAAAAGGAAGCACTTCTACCAGCTGAACAGCAAAAAGCACCACCACTACCAACCTGATCCTAAACAGTACCAGAGCATGAAGGAAGCTTTAACTCCTGAATGCTTGGATCTACAGCAAAAACAGATTGAGGACACAGATTTAGGATGTCTCAGGAATGTAAAAGACAACAGTAAGGAAGACAAAAAGCTTATGGGTGAAAGTGGCTACCAATCAGAATTTGCTGAGGATGGATTAAAGTCTGTGAATGAAACAAGCAGTAAGCTAAAAATTGTGAAGAACAAGAATAAGAACGGACGGATCGTCATCGTCATGAGCAAGTACATGGAGAACGGAAAGCAAGTTCAAAATGGGGAGGACAAAGTTCTGGGGAGTGAGACAAATAGCACAAATGGCACTATGGACACAACCAAACACTTAGACAGAAATGGATTTAACAATACTGAGCCTCCTAACTCTGGATTTATGCATGGATTAATCCACCCTGACTCAGCTACTTCAGTTCAGACAAACAGAGCAGAGGATTCCCAAAACCTGAAACTACCTGATGGAGAGCCAGTACAGCTGACAATCCCAAAGGATTTGACAAAGGGCTCCCAAAAGCGGCGCCACTCTGATCCAGTTAGTGACCCTGGACAGGCGAAAAGATTCTTAAATTGTCGAAGTATAAGCGCACCACATACGAACACGAGTCACCATGCAAGCAAGTCCATGCATGTCAGTGGACACCAAAACTCTACGCTTGATTTCTTGAATGGCTGTCAGGACGAGCCAATAGATCTGAGCTGCGCTCGGGTGCGGGATACAAGGAACTCTAGTGCAGACACTCAAATCAATGGGAACCCCAAACCAAATGAGAAAAAGGCAGTGCCTTCTCAGCAGGTGTCAGAACCTTCAGCAAGTTTTTCACCTTTTCTTGGAAATATAATAATCACAGACATCACAGCAAACTGCCTCACTGTAACTTTTAAGGAATATGTGACTGTTTAG
- the LOC134316853 gene encoding E3 SUMO-protein ligase CBX4-like isoform X1, with translation MELAAAAEHVFAVENIEKKRIRKGRYEYLVKWRGWSPRYNTWEPEENILDPRLLVAFQKREREEQIMGYRKRGPKPKHLLTQLPSFALRSNVLSGLQKASQDNVVSMKPTTDAKQMHQFELNSRKQHQYQQVCRESPDDVLSTSKRKHFYQLNSKKHHHYQPDPKQYQSMKEALTPECLDLQQKQIEDTDLGCLRNVKDNSKEDKKLMGESGYQSEFAEDGLKSVNETSSKLKIVKNKNKNGRIVIVMSKYMENGKQVQNGEDKVLGSETNSTNGTMDTTKHLDRNGFNNTEPPNSGFMHGLIHPDSATSVQTNRAEDSQNLKLPDGEPVQLTIPKDLTKGSQKRRHSDPVSDPGQAKRFLNCRSISAPHTNTSHHASKSMHVSGHQNSTLDFLNGCQDEPIDLSCARVRDTRNSSADTQINGNPKPNEKKAVPSQQVSEPSASFSPFLGNIIITDITANCLTVTFKEYVTV, from the exons ATGGAGCTGGCCGCGGCGGCGGAGCATGTCTTTGCTGTGGAGAACATCGAGAAGAAGCGCATCCGAAAG GGGAGGTACGAGTACCTGGTCAAGTGGAGAGGGTGGTCACCCAG GTACAACACATGGGAGCCTGAGGAGAACATTTTAGACCCGCGTCTCCTTGTTGCCTTCCAGAAAAG gGAGCGTGAGGAGCAGATAATGGGTTACCGCAAGAGAGGTCCAAAACCAAAGCACCTCCTCACACAG CTTCCGTCATTTGCTCTGAGATCCAACGTTCTCTCCGGCCTCCAGAAAGCATCACAGGATAATGTGGTCTCGATGAAACCAACCACGGATGCAAAGCAGATGCATCAGTTTGAGCTGAACAGCAGGAAGCAACACCAGTACCAGCAGGTCTGCAGAGAAAGCCCAGATGATGTTCTGTCTACCAGCAAAAGGAAGCACTTCTACCAGCTGAACAGCAAAAAGCACCACCACTACCAACCTGATCCTAAACAGTACCAGAGCATGAAGGAAGCTTTAACTCCTGAATGCTTGGATCTACAGCAAAAACAGATTGAGGACACAGATTTAGGATGTCTCAGGAATGTAAAAGACAACAGTAAGGAAGACAAAAAGCTTATGGGTGAAAGTGGCTACCAATCAGAATTTGCTGAGGATGGATTAAAGTCTGTGAATGAAACAAGCAGTAAGCTAAAAATTGTGAAGAACAAGAATAAGAACGGACGGATCGTCATCGTCATGAGCAAGTACATGGAGAACGGAAAGCAAGTTCAAAATGGGGAGGACAAAGTTCTGGGGAGTGAGACAAATAGCACAAATGGCACTATGGACACAACCAAACACTTAGACAGAAATGGATTTAACAATACTGAGCCTCCTAACTCTGGATTTATGCATGGATTAATCCACCCTGACTCAGCTACTTCAGTTCAGACAAACAGAGCAGAGGATTCCCAAAACCTGAAACTACCTGATGGAGAGCCAGTACAGCTGACAATCCCAAAGGATTTGACAAAGGGCTCCCAAAAGCGGCGCCACTCTGATCCAGTTAGTGACCCTGGACAGGCGAAAAGATTCTTAAATTGTCGAAGTATAAGCGCACCACATACGAACACGAGTCACCATGCAAGCAAGTCCATGCATGTCAGTGGACACCAAAACTCTACGCTTGATTTCTTGAATGGCTGTCAGGACGAGCCAATAGATCTGAGCTGCGCTCGGGTGCGGGATACAAGGAACTCTAGTGCAGACACTCAAATCAATGGGAACCCCAAACCAAATGAGAAAAAGGCAGTGCCTTCTCAGCAGGTGTCAGAACCTTCAGCAAGTTTTTCACCTTTTCTTGGAAATATAATAATCACAGACATCACAGCAAACTGCCTCACTGTAACTTTTAAGGAATATGTGACTGTTTAG